Proteins encoded in a region of the Paramagnetospirillum magneticum AMB-1 genome:
- a CDS encoding Spy/CpxP family protein refolding chaperone produces the protein MSRITLITASVAIALGLAALVNVARAADPAPAAPRAAGFERMSRMCGDMDARMAAHMAYSETKLKLTDAQKVEFKHLAETMKEASAPMAKMCADKVDPSKFATLPERMGRMQQQAEIRAEALRKVVPAMSAFYASLSLEQQKIADDLMPGAGGRGGFGHGGRHGHGHGPMMMQN, from the coding sequence ATGAGCCGCATTACCCTGATCACCGCCTCCGTCGCCATCGCCCTGGGTCTGGCCGCCCTGGTGAATGTGGCCCGCGCCGCCGACCCCGCCCCTGCCGCGCCGCGTGCCGCCGGCTTCGAGCGCATGAGCCGCATGTGCGGCGACATGGACGCCCGCATGGCCGCCCACATGGCCTATTCCGAGACCAAGCTGAAGCTGACCGATGCCCAGAAGGTCGAGTTCAAGCACTTGGCCGAGACCATGAAGGAAGCCTCGGCGCCCATGGCCAAGATGTGCGCGGACAAGGTCGATCCGTCCAAGTTCGCCACCCTGCCCGAGCGCATGGGCCGCATGCAGCAGCAGGCCGAGATCCGCGCCGAGGCCCTGCGCAAGGTGGTTCCGGCCATGAGCGCCTTCTATGCCTCGCTCTCCCTGGAGCAGCAGAAGATCGCCGACGACCTGATGCCCGGCGCCGGCGGCCGGGGCGGCTTCGGCCACGGCGGCCGTCACGGCCACGGCCATGGCCCCATGATGATGCAGAACTGA
- the cysK gene encoding cysteine synthase A, whose protein sequence is MTTSAPAFRGKIYDSIIDTIGATPLVRFKRMAAEAGSKADIVGKLEFFNPLASVKDRIGFAMIEAAEVSGQLKPGGTIIEPTSGNTGIALAFVAAAKGYKLILCMPESMSLERRKMLQLLGAEIVLTPASKGMTGAVRQAEELLASTPGAIMPQQFKNEANPAIHERTTAEEIWNDTNGKVDIIVSGVGTGGTISGIGHVLKARKPGLKMVAVEPEDSPVLSGGAPGPHKIQGIGAGFVPDILDKGVIDEILQIGNETALATARKAAKLEGVPVGISSGAAIAAALELGSRPENAGKLIVAIIPSFAERYLSTALFDQV, encoded by the coding sequence ATGACCACTTCCGCCCCCGCCTTCCGCGGCAAGATTTATGACAGCATCATCGACACCATCGGCGCCACGCCGCTGGTGCGCTTCAAGCGCATGGCCGCCGAGGCCGGGTCCAAGGCCGACATCGTCGGCAAGCTGGAGTTCTTCAATCCCCTGGCGTCGGTCAAGGACCGTATCGGCTTCGCCATGATCGAGGCGGCCGAGGTCTCGGGCCAGCTGAAGCCGGGCGGCACCATCATCGAGCCGACCTCGGGCAATACCGGCATCGCCCTGGCCTTCGTCGCCGCCGCCAAGGGCTACAAGCTGATCCTGTGCATGCCGGAAAGCATGTCGCTGGAACGCCGCAAGATGCTGCAGCTCCTCGGCGCCGAGATCGTGCTGACTCCGGCCTCCAAGGGCATGACCGGCGCCGTGCGCCAGGCCGAGGAACTGCTGGCTTCCACCCCCGGCGCCATCATGCCGCAGCAGTTCAAGAACGAAGCCAACCCGGCCATCCACGAGCGCACCACCGCCGAGGAGATCTGGAACGACACCAATGGCAAGGTGGATATCATCGTCTCGGGCGTCGGCACCGGCGGCACCATTTCCGGCATCGGCCATGTGCTGAAGGCTCGCAAGCCCGGCCTCAAGATGGTGGCCGTCGAGCCGGAGGACAGCCCGGTGCTGTCGGGCGGCGCCCCCGGCCCGCACAAGATCCAGGGCATCGGCGCCGGCTTCGTGCCCGATATCCTGGACAAGGGCGTCATCGACGAGATCCTGCAGATCGGCAACGAGACGGCCCTGGCCACCGCCCGCAAGGCGGCCAAGCTGGAAGGCGTTCCCGTGGGCATCTCGTCGGGCGCGGCCATCGCCGCCGCCCTGGAACTGGGCTCGCGTCCCGAGAATGCCGGCAAGCTGATCGTCGCCATCATCCCCAGCTTCGCCGAGCGCTATCTGTCCACCGCCCTGTTCGATCAGGTCTAG
- a CDS encoding DsrE/DsrF/DrsH-like family protein: MSAAERHSPDKLSIVVFSGDFDRIHYALVMAAAAIASNTPVTLFFTMWAGRALEKPLPDGQPAWTRMKCSDGRAAKWVDDSFKAKGVGRFEDLLEACVALGVTFMVCEMGLKALGMDPDGLRPDVPVAKGGVVTFLADASKTGSMLFI, encoded by the coding sequence ATGTCTGCGGCTGAACGTCATTCTCCCGACAAGCTGTCCATCGTGGTGTTCTCGGGCGATTTCGACCGCATCCACTACGCCCTGGTGATGGCCGCCGCCGCCATCGCCTCAAACACGCCGGTCACCCTGTTCTTCACCATGTGGGCGGGCCGTGCGCTGGAAAAGCCGCTTCCCGATGGCCAGCCCGCCTGGACGCGGATGAAATGCTCGGACGGACGGGCGGCCAAATGGGTGGATGACAGCTTCAAGGCCAAGGGCGTGGGCCGCTTCGAGGATCTGCTGGAGGCCTGCGTGGCGCTGGGCGTCACCTTCATGGTCTGCGAGATGGGACTGAAGGCGCTGGGCATGGACCCCGACGGCCTGCGGCCGGACGTCCCCGTGGCCAAGGGCGGCGTGGTGACCTTCCTGGCCGACGCGTCCAAGACCGGCAGCATGCTGTTCATCTGA
- a CDS encoding RrF2 family transcriptional regulator has translation MLRPSKKMLFAIEAVLDIAYHAGGEPVQSREITRRQGIPRRYLEQTLQQLVRAGILVGVRGPRGGYRLARERRRISVGEVVRVVRALETAEDPYQDMPASQLGAQVIRPMWGDLTEEIMSRLDAISIDELCMRAYKDGIPSEAHQKLDFII, from the coding sequence ATGCTTCGGCCTTCCAAGAAGATGCTGTTCGCCATCGAGGCGGTGCTGGACATCGCCTATCACGCCGGCGGCGAGCCGGTGCAAAGCCGCGAGATCACAAGGCGCCAAGGGATTCCGCGGCGCTATCTGGAACAGACCCTGCAGCAGCTGGTCCGCGCCGGCATCCTGGTGGGCGTGCGCGGCCCCCGGGGCGGCTATCGCCTGGCGCGGGAACGCCGCCGCATTTCCGTGGGCGAGGTGGTGCGCGTGGTCCGCGCCCTGGAAACCGCCGAGGACCCCTACCAGGACATGCCCGCCTCGCAGTTGGGTGCTCAGGTCATCCGGCCCATGTGGGGCGATCTGACCGAAGAGATCATGTCCCGCCTGGACGCCATCTCCATCGACGAGCTGTGCATGCGCGCCTACAAGGACGGCATCCCCAGCGAGGCGCATCAGAAGTTGGACTTCATCATCTAA
- a CDS encoding HesA/MoeB/ThiF family protein produces the protein MDFTEEQIHRYARHIILPEVGGIGQAKLLGSSALVIGAGGLGSPVILYLAAAGVGTIGVIDDDDVELSNLQRQIIHRTSNVGAAKVASAAAAVADINPDVKVVPIRARLGKDNARDIFRDFQVIADGSDNFPTRFLVNDAARLEGKTLVSAAILRFDGQLSTYRPGGPCYRCIYREAPPEGHVPTCSSAGVLGAIAGTMGAMQATEVIKELLGIGESLAGKLVIYDALSVAFRTVRVPRDPGCPLCGDHPTITDLSSHGSTANVCG, from the coding sequence ATGGACTTCACCGAGGAGCAGATTCACCGCTATGCCCGCCACATCATCCTGCCGGAGGTGGGCGGCATCGGACAGGCGAAGCTTCTGGGGTCCTCGGCCCTGGTGATCGGCGCCGGCGGGCTGGGCTCGCCGGTGATTCTCTACCTCGCCGCCGCCGGCGTGGGCACCATCGGGGTGATCGACGACGACGACGTGGAGCTGTCCAACCTGCAGCGCCAGATCATCCACCGCACCTCCAACGTGGGAGCGGCCAAGGTGGCCAGCGCCGCGGCGGCCGTGGCCGACATCAATCCCGACGTCAAGGTGGTGCCCATCCGGGCGCGGCTGGGCAAGGACAATGCGCGGGACATCTTCCGCGATTTCCAGGTCATCGCCGATGGCTCGGACAACTTCCCCACCCGCTTCCTGGTCAACGATGCGGCGCGCCTCGAGGGCAAGACCCTGGTCTCGGCCGCCATCCTGCGCTTTGACGGCCAGTTGTCCACCTACCGGCCCGGCGGCCCCTGCTATCGCTGCATCTACCGCGAGGCCCCGCCCGAGGGCCATGTTCCCACCTGTTCCAGCGCCGGGGTGCTGGGTGCCATCGCCGGCACCATGGGCGCCATGCAGGCCACCGAAGTGATCAAGGAATTGCTGGGCATCGGCGAATCCCTGGCGGGCAAGCTGGTGATCTACGACGCCCTGTCGGTGGCCTTCCGCACCGTGCGGGTGCCACGGGACCCGGGCTGTCCGCTCTGCGGCGACCATCCCACCATCACAGACCTGTCATCCCACGGGAGCACCGCCAATGTCTGCGGCTGA